The following coding sequences are from one Streptomyces sp. NBC_01294 window:
- a CDS encoding EF-hand domain-containing protein yields the protein MSEKARKLFEALDLNDDGELTRVEVITALRSKGPTLAAQGDLPYWGLGDADASSALFDAADANGDAVLTFEEFAAVVDRRFGW from the coding sequence ATGAGTGAGAAGGCTCGCAAGCTGTTCGAGGCGCTGGATCTGAACGACGACGGTGAGCTGACCCGTGTGGAGGTGATTACGGCTCTGCGGTCGAAGGGGCCGACGTTGGCCGCGCAGGGTGATCTGCCGTATTGGGGGCTGGGGGATGCGGATGCGTCGTCGGCGCTGTTCGATGCGGCGGATGCGAACGGGGATGCGGTGTTGACGTTCGAGGAGTTCGCCGCTGTCGTCGATCGCCGTTTCGGCTGGTAG
- a CDS encoding MarR family transcriptional regulator — protein sequence MTIKEYSQEQLAAQPIGYWTREAANLAIGGLRTALAEETLTQPHWWTLNHIAATPGTWTRTTLTTKLAPFDDQNTDFEALYDDLTTRGWITETDNRLTLTEAGEAGRTRAHDRNAHIHTRMRQGISDAEYATTIDVLRRLVANLGGSGDLP from the coding sequence ATGACGATCAAGGAATACTCCCAAGAGCAGCTCGCCGCCCAGCCCATCGGCTACTGGACCCGCGAAGCCGCCAACCTCGCCATCGGCGGCCTCCGCACCGCCCTCGCCGAAGAAACCCTCACCCAGCCCCACTGGTGGACCCTCAACCACATCGCCGCCACCCCCGGCACCTGGACCCGCACCACCCTCACCACCAAACTCGCCCCCTTCGACGACCAGAACACCGACTTCGAAGCCCTCTACGACGACCTCACCACCCGCGGCTGGATCACCGAGACCGACAACCGCCTCACCCTCACCGAAGCAGGCGAAGCCGGCCGCACCCGCGCCCACGACCGCAACGCCCACATCCACACACGCATGCGACAGGGCATCTCCGACGCCGAGTACGCCACCACCATCGACGTCCTACGCCGCCTCGTAGCCAACCTCGGCGGCTCCGGCGACCTCCCCTAG
- a CDS encoding SCO4225 family membrane protein, with translation MRRRRSRLEVWIPAVYLAVVIGLLVWVDVLVRTGDAGFAGIWPMLATAPLSLLALSLVVPDPETVGTPEITPPAHTGPVPPPEPEPAPEPLPGETPEPVPVPEGPLPTDSGAYDLPGAELSDMWLGFGFYGVILACALVNATALWALVRGLTGLLAHRRQAP, from the coding sequence GTGAGACGACGTCGGTCAAGACTTGAAGTGTGGATTCCGGCTGTCTACCTGGCCGTGGTGATCGGGCTGTTGGTCTGGGTGGACGTGCTCGTCCGGACCGGGGACGCCGGATTCGCCGGCATCTGGCCGATGCTGGCCACCGCACCCCTCAGCCTCCTGGCCCTGAGCCTGGTCGTGCCCGATCCCGAAACGGTCGGGACGCCGGAGATCACCCCGCCCGCCCACACGGGCCCCGTGCCGCCGCCCGAGCCCGAGCCCGCGCCCGAGCCCCTGCCCGGGGAGACACCCGAGCCCGTGCCCGTGCCCGAGGGGCCGCTCCCGACCGACTCGGGAGCGTACGACCTGCCCGGCGCCGAACTGTCCGACATGTGGCTGGGGTTCGGGTTCTACGGTGTCATCCTGGCCTGCGCCCTGGTCAACGCCACGGCGCTCTGGGCGCTGGTACGCGGCCTGACCGGCCTCCTCGCACACCGCCGGCAGGCCCCCTGA
- a CDS encoding GNAT family N-acetyltransferase: MNETTHDIRIRPGGPDDAAAILGMLDSAVAWMNARGNTEQWGTVPYSERPGGVERVGRYTTENAPYIAELDGVPVGALVLDSGPSPQMPIAPAGEPERYVRLLVSDRRYAGLGVGAALLVHAAEETRRAGVGLLRVDCWAGGGGGLVAFYERNGFAPTEAFLDGEWPGQVLARRVGQGLSGTPYASRC; the protein is encoded by the coding sequence GTGAACGAGACGACACACGACATACGGATCAGGCCGGGCGGCCCGGACGACGCGGCGGCGATTCTGGGGATGCTCGACTCCGCGGTGGCCTGGATGAACGCGCGCGGCAATACCGAGCAGTGGGGCACGGTTCCGTATTCGGAGAGGCCCGGTGGGGTGGAGCGGGTCGGGCGGTACACGACCGAGAACGCCCCGTACATCGCGGAGTTGGACGGGGTGCCGGTCGGCGCGCTGGTGCTGGATTCCGGGCCGAGCCCCCAGATGCCGATCGCGCCGGCCGGGGAGCCGGAGCGGTACGTGCGGCTGCTGGTGTCCGATCGGCGGTACGCGGGTCTGGGCGTCGGGGCGGCGCTGCTGGTTCACGCGGCCGAGGAGACCCGGCGGGCCGGGGTGGGGCTGTTGCGGGTGGATTGCTGGGCGGGTGGTGGCGGCGGCCTGGTCGCGTTCTACGAGCGCAACGGGTTCGCCCCCACCGAGGCGTTCCTGGACGGGGAGTGGCCGGGTCAGGTGCTGGCCCGGCGGGTCGGCCAGGGATTGTCCGGCACCCCGTACGCGAGCCGGTGCTGA
- a CDS encoding helix-turn-helix domain-containing protein has protein sequence MREEAVLLLRRGVTNRVVAEHLGVPRGTVGWWRHQDRKHRGEIYEQPTDCPRCTGREPDQPAYAYLLGLYLGDGHIISKYKQHHLSIFCDASRPGLIDAAEEAMHLVMPQPKVGRRHRQGCVEVKSYTWHWTCLFPQHGPGKKHERRITLEDWQRVIVDAHPWEFLRGLIHSDGCRTINWTVRNGKRYEYPRYFFTNKSDDIRKLCTDTLTKVGVRWTILARGSDPFNVSIARRESVALMDAHIGPKY, from the coding sequence ATACGCGAAGAAGCAGTCCTGCTGTTACGCCGAGGCGTGACCAACAGAGTCGTGGCCGAGCATTTGGGCGTCCCCCGGGGCACTGTGGGCTGGTGGCGACATCAGGACCGGAAGCACCGGGGCGAGATCTACGAGCAGCCGACCGACTGTCCGAGGTGTACGGGCCGGGAACCCGATCAGCCTGCGTATGCCTACCTCCTGGGCCTCTACCTCGGCGACGGCCACATCATCTCGAAGTACAAGCAGCACCACCTGTCCATCTTCTGCGACGCCTCACGGCCAGGACTCATCGACGCCGCCGAGGAAGCGATGCATCTCGTCATGCCCCAGCCCAAAGTGGGCCGACGCCACCGACAGGGCTGCGTGGAGGTCAAGTCGTACACGTGGCACTGGACGTGCCTGTTCCCGCAGCACGGGCCGGGCAAGAAGCACGAGCGGCGCATCACCCTGGAGGACTGGCAGCGGGTGATCGTCGATGCCCACCCCTGGGAGTTCCTCCGCGGGCTCATCCACTCCGACGGGTGCCGGACCATCAACTGGACCGTCCGCAACGGCAAGCGGTACGAGTACCCCCGGTACTTCTTCACCAACAAGTCGGACGACATCCGGAAACTGTGCACGGACACGCTCACCAAGGTCGGCGTCCGGTGGACGATCCTGGCGCGGGGCAGCGACCCGTTCAACGTCTCCATCGCCCGACGGGAGTCCGTCGCGCTGATGGACGCCCACATCGGGCCCAAGTACTAG
- a CDS encoding ANTAR domain-containing response regulator, translating to MTAEHESTPTPDADQPHVPPLTTRVVIAEDEALIRLDLKEMLEEEGYSVVGEAGDGQTAVELAREHRPDLVILDVKMPVLDGISAAEKIAEESIAPVLMLTAFSQRDLVERARDAGAMAYLVKPFSKSDVVPAIEMAVSRFAELRALEQEVADLSQRLETRKLVDRAKSILQTQYGLTEPAAFRWIQKSSMDRRMSMQQVAEVVIEDAEAKKKDSGK from the coding sequence GTGACCGCCGAGCACGAGTCGACGCCCACGCCCGACGCCGACCAGCCGCACGTTCCGCCGCTGACGACCCGCGTCGTCATCGCCGAGGACGAGGCGCTCATCCGTCTCGACCTCAAAGAGATGCTCGAAGAAGAGGGCTACTCCGTCGTCGGCGAGGCCGGTGACGGCCAGACGGCCGTGGAGCTCGCGCGTGAGCACCGGCCCGACCTGGTCATCCTCGACGTGAAGATGCCGGTCCTGGACGGGATCTCCGCGGCCGAGAAGATCGCGGAGGAGTCCATCGCCCCCGTGCTCATGCTCACCGCGTTCTCGCAGCGCGACCTCGTCGAGCGGGCCCGGGACGCCGGGGCCATGGCGTACCTCGTGAAGCCGTTCAGCAAGAGCGACGTGGTGCCCGCCATCGAGATGGCCGTCTCCCGCTTCGCCGAGCTGCGTGCGCTGGAGCAGGAGGTCGCGGACCTGTCCCAGCGGCTGGAGACCCGCAAGCTGGTGGACCGGGCGAAGAGCATCCTGCAGACGCAGTACGGGCTGACGGAGCCGGCCGCGTTCCGCTGGATCCAGAAGTCGTCCATGGACCGTCGGATGTCCATGCAGCAGGTCGCCGAGGTGGTCATCGAGGACGCCGAGGCGAAGAAGAAGGACAGCGGCAAGTAG
- a CDS encoding ABC transporter ATP-binding protein: MTALLKVEDLKVAYGKIEAVKGISFEVNEGEIVCLVGTNGAGKTTTLRTLSGLLKPKSGSITFDGQPLAAVPAHKIVSLGLAHSPEGRHIFPRLTIAENLQLGAFLRTDKEGIEKDVQRAYEMFPILGERRKQAAGTLSGGEQQMLAMGRALMSQPKLLMLDEPSMGLSPLMMQKIMATIKELKAAGMTILLVEQNAQAALSLSDTAHVMEIGKIVLSGTGRDLLHNEDVRKAYLGED, from the coding sequence GTGACCGCACTGCTCAAGGTCGAGGACCTCAAGGTCGCCTACGGCAAGATCGAAGCCGTCAAGGGAATCTCCTTCGAAGTCAACGAAGGCGAAATCGTCTGCCTCGTCGGCACCAACGGCGCCGGCAAGACGACCACCCTGCGCACCCTCTCCGGGCTCCTCAAGCCCAAGAGCGGCAGCATCACCTTCGACGGCCAGCCCCTCGCCGCCGTCCCCGCCCACAAGATCGTCTCCCTGGGCCTCGCCCACTCCCCCGAGGGACGGCACATCTTCCCCCGGCTGACGATCGCCGAAAACCTCCAGCTCGGCGCCTTCCTGCGCACCGACAAGGAGGGCATCGAGAAGGACGTCCAGCGCGCCTACGAGATGTTCCCCATCCTGGGCGAACGCCGCAAGCAGGCCGCCGGCACCCTCTCGGGCGGTGAGCAGCAGATGCTCGCCATGGGCCGCGCGCTCATGTCCCAGCCCAAGCTGCTCATGCTGGACGAGCCCTCCATGGGCCTCTCGCCGCTGATGATGCAGAAGATCATGGCGACCATCAAGGAGCTCAAGGCCGCGGGCATGACGATCCTGCTCGTCGAGCAGAACGCCCAGGCGGCGCTCTCGCTCTCCGACACGGCGCACGTCATGGAGATCGGCAAGATCGTCCTCTCCGGCACCGGCCGGGACCTCCTCCACAACGAGGACGTCCGCAAGGCCTACCTCGGCGAAGACTGA
- a CDS encoding ABC transporter ATP-binding protein — MTTTTDTTTKTTVLEAKGVTMRFGGLTAVKGVDLQVNAGEIVGLIGPNGAGKTTFFNCLTGLYVPTEGSVSYKGTVLPPKPHKVTEAGIARTFQNIRLFHNMTVLENVLVGRHTRTKEGLWSALLRGPGFKKAEAASEARAMELLEFIGLENKAQHLAKNLPYGEQRKLEIARALASDPGLILLDEPTAGMNPQETRAAEELIFAIRDMGIAVLVIEHDMRFIFNLCDRVACLVQGEKLIEGTASEVQGDERVIAAYLGEPFEGDPGAAEDAEVVAAEVAAAATSTAADAEAEVETEAEAEAEAEAEAEAEADAEADADAEPEADADTPADADADTDADTDADADADTDSTTSTTSTEGEAK, encoded by the coding sequence ATGACGACCACCACAGACACCACCACGAAGACCACGGTTCTCGAAGCCAAGGGCGTCACCATGCGCTTCGGCGGCCTCACCGCCGTCAAGGGCGTCGACCTCCAGGTCAACGCGGGCGAGATCGTCGGACTCATCGGCCCCAACGGCGCCGGCAAGACGACCTTCTTCAACTGCCTCACCGGGCTGTACGTCCCCACCGAGGGATCCGTCAGCTACAAGGGCACGGTCCTGCCGCCGAAGCCCCACAAGGTCACCGAGGCCGGCATCGCCCGCACCTTCCAGAACATCCGGCTCTTCCACAACATGACCGTGCTGGAGAACGTCCTCGTCGGACGCCACACCCGCACCAAGGAAGGCCTCTGGTCCGCCCTGCTGCGCGGCCCCGGCTTCAAGAAGGCCGAAGCCGCCAGCGAAGCGCGCGCCATGGAACTCCTCGAGTTCATCGGGCTGGAGAACAAGGCCCAGCACCTGGCCAAGAACCTCCCCTACGGCGAACAGCGCAAGCTGGAGATCGCCCGCGCCCTCGCCAGCGACCCCGGCCTCATCCTCCTGGACGAGCCCACCGCCGGCATGAACCCGCAGGAAACCCGCGCTGCCGAAGAACTCATCTTCGCCATCCGCGACATGGGCATCGCCGTACTCGTCATCGAGCACGACATGCGCTTCATCTTCAACCTCTGCGACCGCGTCGCCTGCCTCGTCCAGGGCGAGAAGCTCATCGAGGGCACCGCGTCCGAGGTCCAGGGCGACGAGCGCGTCATCGCCGCCTACCTGGGCGAGCCCTTCGAGGGCGACCCGGGCGCCGCCGAGGACGCCGAGGTCGTGGCCGCGGAAGTCGCCGCGGCTGCCACGTCCACCGCCGCGGACGCCGAGGCTGAGGTCGAGACTGAGGCCGAGGCTGAGGCCGAGGCCGAGGCTGAGGCCGAGGCTGAGGCGGACGCCGAGGCCGACGCGGACGCCGAGCCCGAGGCGGACGCCGACACCCCGGCCGACGCCGACGCGGACACGGACGCCGACACGGACGCCGACGCCGACGCGGACACGGACAGCACCACCAGCACCACCAGCACGGAAGGAGAGGCCAAGTGA
- a CDS encoding branched-chain amino acid ABC transporter permease, translating into MTTNTTPQTDTVKQGPAPTTLLYAVIAGSLLAIVSAYLAWTWTADFPGDLTYYGSPAGLQMITLVGAALTAAHALSALGVKGFRWLTPAGSRKAIWFLALGNLAATWFTVLAICVVLGGVVNLEPGAYVALVGSLIPALAAYKLPDDTRKAAAPAKELPSWAEILIITAVFALGLFVITFGIDTDDKEPQLFVAYLITVGFAALALTKSGLKDRLGLITAKNRQVTLIGTAAAAIAFPFIQQSGDTYTLIAVNILIFATVALGLNIVVGLAGLLDLGYVAFLGVGAYAAALVSGSTASAFGIHLPFWAAVIVGAVVSLVFGVVIGAPTLRLRGDYLAIVTLGFGEIFRIAMGNLDGTSGPDITNGPNGIPNIPHLEILGWNFGESHVVLGVTLGAYANYYFLMLLVMALVVVVFARAGNSRIGRAWVAIREDETAAEAMGINGFKVKLIAFALGATLAGLAGTVQAHVNTTVVPENYVFAGPVPPNSAFLLAAVILGGMGTIRGPILGAALLFLIPAKLAFLQDYQLLAFGIALILLMRFRPEGLIANKRAQLEYHDDTADQAPADLATAKAGA; encoded by the coding sequence ATGACCACCAACACCACCCCGCAGACCGACACGGTGAAGCAGGGCCCCGCCCCCACCACGCTCCTCTACGCGGTCATCGCCGGCAGCCTCCTGGCCATCGTCAGCGCCTACCTCGCGTGGACCTGGACCGCCGACTTCCCCGGCGACCTGACCTACTACGGCAGCCCCGCCGGCCTCCAGATGATCACCCTCGTCGGAGCCGCCCTCACCGCCGCCCACGCGCTCTCCGCGCTCGGCGTCAAGGGCTTCCGCTGGCTCACCCCCGCCGGCTCCCGCAAGGCCATCTGGTTCCTGGCCCTCGGCAACCTCGCCGCCACCTGGTTCACGGTCCTCGCGATCTGCGTCGTCCTCGGCGGAGTCGTCAACCTCGAACCCGGCGCCTACGTCGCCCTCGTCGGCTCGCTCATCCCGGCACTCGCCGCGTACAAGCTCCCCGACGACACCCGCAAGGCCGCGGCCCCCGCCAAGGAGCTCCCCTCCTGGGCCGAAATCCTCATCATCACCGCCGTCTTCGCCCTCGGCCTCTTCGTCATCACCTTCGGCATCGACACCGATGACAAGGAACCGCAGCTCTTCGTCGCCTACCTGATCACCGTCGGCTTCGCAGCCCTCGCCCTGACCAAGTCCGGCCTCAAGGACCGCCTCGGCCTCATCACCGCGAAGAACCGCCAGGTCACCCTCATCGGGACCGCGGCCGCGGCGATCGCCTTCCCCTTCATCCAGCAGAGCGGCGACACCTACACGCTCATCGCGGTCAACATCCTGATCTTCGCGACCGTCGCCCTCGGCCTCAACATCGTCGTCGGCCTCGCCGGCCTCCTCGACCTCGGTTACGTCGCCTTCCTCGGCGTCGGCGCCTACGCCGCCGCCCTGGTCTCCGGCAGCACCGCCTCCGCCTTCGGCATCCACCTCCCCTTCTGGGCAGCGGTCATCGTCGGCGCCGTCGTCTCGCTCGTCTTCGGCGTCGTCATCGGCGCGCCGACCCTCCGCCTGCGCGGCGACTACCTCGCCATCGTCACCCTCGGCTTCGGAGAAATCTTCCGCATCGCCATGGGCAACCTCGACGGCACCTCCGGCCCCGACATCACCAACGGCCCCAACGGCATCCCCAACATCCCCCACCTCGAAATCCTCGGGTGGAACTTCGGGGAATCCCACGTGGTCCTCGGTGTCACCCTCGGCGCCTACGCCAACTACTACTTCCTGATGCTGCTCGTCATGGCACTGGTCGTCGTGGTCTTCGCCCGTGCCGGCAACAGCCGCATCGGCCGCGCCTGGGTCGCCATCCGCGAGGACGAGACCGCCGCCGAAGCCATGGGCATCAACGGCTTCAAGGTCAAGCTCATCGCCTTCGCCCTCGGCGCCACCCTCGCCGGCCTCGCCGGCACCGTCCAGGCACACGTCAACACCACGGTCGTCCCCGAGAACTACGTCTTCGCCGGGCCCGTCCCGCCGAACTCCGCGTTCCTCCTCGCCGCCGTCATCCTCGGCGGCATGGGCACCATCCGCGGCCCCATCCTCGGCGCCGCACTCCTCTTCCTGATCCCGGCGAAGCTGGCCTTCCTCCAGGACTACCAGCTCCTCGCCTTCGGCATCGCCCTCATCCTGCTCATGCGCTTCCGCCCCGAAGGCCTCATCGCCAACAAGCGCGCGCAGCTCGAGTACCACGACGACACCGCTGACCAGGCCCCCGCGGACCTGGCCACCGCCAAGGCGGGGGCGTGA
- a CDS encoding branched-chain amino acid ABC transporter permease: MHELPQQLANGLALGALYGLIAIGYTMVYGIVQLINFAHGEIFMIGGFGALTAYAILPTGTSLLIAIPVMIVGGAITSVAVACAAERFAYRPLRSAPRLAPLITAIGLSIALQQLVWQFYPDAKKAVSFPEFTGPAFKISDTLAIQRADLFVLILAPLCMLALGVFVQKSRSGRAMQATAQDPDTAKLMGINTDRIIVMAFAIGAAFAAVAAVAYGVDKGQINFEMGFILGLKAFTAAVLGGIGNIYGAMVGGVVLGLAEALSIAYIEEIPGMSQLGGGAWSNVWAFVLLIVVLLVRPQGLLGQRVTDRA, translated from the coding sequence GTGCACGAACTGCCGCAACAGCTGGCCAACGGCCTGGCCCTCGGTGCTCTCTATGGCCTCATCGCCATCGGGTACACCATGGTCTACGGCATCGTCCAGCTCATCAACTTCGCCCACGGCGAGATCTTCATGATCGGCGGCTTCGGCGCGCTCACCGCCTACGCCATCCTCCCGACCGGCACCTCCCTGCTGATCGCGATACCCGTCATGATCGTCGGAGGTGCAATAACCTCCGTCGCCGTGGCCTGCGCAGCCGAACGCTTCGCCTACCGCCCCCTGCGCAGCGCCCCCCGGCTCGCACCCCTCATCACCGCAATCGGCCTCTCGATCGCGCTCCAGCAGCTCGTCTGGCAGTTCTACCCGGACGCCAAGAAGGCCGTCAGCTTCCCCGAGTTCACGGGCCCGGCCTTCAAGATCAGCGACACCCTGGCGATCCAGCGCGCGGACCTCTTCGTCCTCATCCTCGCCCCGCTCTGCATGCTCGCCCTCGGCGTCTTCGTCCAGAAGAGCCGCAGCGGCCGCGCCATGCAGGCCACCGCGCAGGACCCCGACACCGCAAAGCTGATGGGCATCAACACCGACCGCATCATCGTCATGGCCTTCGCCATCGGTGCCGCGTTCGCCGCCGTCGCAGCCGTCGCCTACGGCGTCGACAAGGGCCAGATCAACTTCGAGATGGGCTTCATCCTCGGCCTCAAGGCCTTCACCGCAGCCGTCCTCGGCGGCATCGGCAACATCTACGGAGCCATGGTCGGCGGCGTCGTCCTCGGACTCGCCGAAGCCCTCTCGATCGCCTACATCGAAGAGATCCCCGGCATGTCGCAGCTCGGCGGTGGAGCCTGGTCCAACGTCTGGGCGTTCGTCCTCCTCATCGTCGTCCTCCTCGTGCGGCCCCAAGGCCTGCTCGGCCAGCGCGTCACGGATCGGGCGTGA
- a CDS encoding branched-chain amino acid ABC transporter substrate-binding protein, with protein MRHRSLLVLTTVITTGALTLTACGSRDGGTKDNGGGKKTVVVIGVDAPLTGSLSALGQGIKNSVDLAAKTANKNNEVPGIEFKVEALDDQAVPASGQANATKLVGNKDVIGVVGPLNSGVAQQMQGVFASAKLAQVSPANTNPSLSQGDNWGKGEFKRPFDTYFRTAATDVVQGKFAAQYLFRDAGKKKVFIVDDKQTYGAGLAAIFADEFKKLGGEVAGTDHVTVKETDFSSTADKVKSSGADSVYFGGQYPEGGLLADQIKKTGATIPLMGGDGIQDPAFISASGEANEGDLATSIGYPVEKLDTAKKFIEDYKAEGYKDPYAAYGGYSYDAGWAVIQAVKAVAAANGGKLPDNGRAAVVEALAKVSFDGVTGKVAFDQYGDTTNKQLTVYKVEGGKWIDVKSDTFNQ; from the coding sequence GTGCGACACCGTTCTTTGCTCGTCCTCACCACCGTGATCACCACGGGAGCACTGACCCTCACCGCTTGCGGATCGCGCGACGGAGGCACCAAGGACAACGGCGGCGGCAAGAAGACCGTCGTCGTCATCGGCGTCGACGCCCCGCTCACCGGTTCGCTCTCCGCGCTCGGTCAGGGCATCAAGAACTCCGTCGACCTCGCGGCCAAGACGGCCAACAAGAACAACGAGGTCCCGGGCATAGAGTTCAAGGTCGAGGCCCTCGACGACCAGGCGGTCCCCGCCTCCGGTCAGGCCAACGCCACCAAGCTCGTCGGCAACAAGGACGTCATCGGCGTCGTCGGCCCGCTGAACTCCGGCGTCGCCCAGCAGATGCAGGGCGTCTTCGCCTCCGCCAAGCTGGCGCAGGTCTCGCCCGCCAACACCAACCCCTCGCTCAGCCAGGGCGACAACTGGGGCAAGGGCGAGTTCAAGCGGCCCTTCGACACCTACTTCCGCACCGCCGCCACCGACGTGGTCCAGGGCAAGTTCGCCGCCCAGTACCTCTTCAGGGACGCCGGCAAGAAGAAGGTCTTCATCGTCGACGACAAGCAGACCTACGGCGCCGGCCTCGCCGCGATCTTCGCCGACGAGTTCAAGAAGCTCGGCGGCGAGGTCGCCGGCACCGACCACGTCACCGTGAAGGAGACCGACTTCTCCTCCACCGCCGACAAGGTCAAGTCCTCCGGCGCCGACTCCGTCTACTTCGGCGGCCAGTACCCCGAGGGCGGCCTGCTCGCCGACCAGATCAAGAAGACCGGCGCCACCATCCCCCTCATGGGCGGCGACGGCATCCAGGACCCCGCCTTCATCAGCGCCTCCGGTGAGGCCAACGAGGGCGACCTGGCCACCTCCATCGGCTACCCGGTCGAGAAGCTCGACACCGCCAAGAAGTTCATCGAGGACTACAAGGCCGAGGGCTACAAGGACCCGTACGCCGCCTACGGTGGCTACTCCTACGACGCCGGCTGGGCCGTCATCCAGGCCGTCAAGGCCGTCGCCGCCGCCAACGGCGGCAAGCTCCCCGACAACGGCCGCGCCGCGGTCGTCGAGGCGCTCGCCAAGGTCTCCTTCGATGGCGTGACCGGCAAGGTCGCCTTCGACCAGTACGGCGACACCACCAACAAGCAGCTCACGGTCTACAAGGTCGAGGGCGGCAAGTGGATCGACGTCAAGAGCGACACCTTCAACCAGTAA
- a CDS encoding hotdog fold thioesterase: protein MGQQHAVKFPQDVLDEYAALGIDLPALFSAGDLGERMDIRILEASAERVVATMPVMGNTQPYGLLHGGASAVLAETLGSIGAMMHGGITKIAVGVDLNCTHHRGVRSGTVTGVATPVHRGRSTTTYEIVVSDEQDRRVCTARLTCLLRDVDQVAGAPAGASEAPEGPAGA, encoded by the coding sequence ATGGGTCAGCAGCACGCTGTGAAGTTTCCGCAGGACGTACTCGACGAGTACGCGGCCCTGGGCATCGACCTGCCCGCGCTGTTCTCGGCGGGCGACCTCGGCGAGCGGATGGACATCCGCATACTGGAAGCCTCGGCCGAGCGGGTCGTGGCCACCATGCCGGTCATGGGCAACACCCAGCCCTACGGACTGCTCCACGGCGGCGCCTCCGCCGTACTGGCCGAGACCCTCGGCTCCATCGGCGCGATGATGCACGGCGGCATCACCAAGATCGCCGTCGGCGTCGACCTGAACTGCACCCACCACCGGGGCGTGCGCTCCGGCACGGTGACCGGCGTCGCCACCCCCGTGCACCGCGGCCGCTCCACCACCACCTACGAGATCGTGGTCAGCGACGAGCAGGACCGGCGCGTGTGCACCGCCCGCCTGACCTGCCTGCTGCGCGACGTCGACCAGGTGGCCGGCGCCCCCGCCGGGGCCTCCGAGGCCCCTGAGGGCCCCGCGGGAGCCTGA